The following proteins come from a genomic window of Vallitaleaceae bacterium 9-2:
- a CDS encoding flagellar protein FliS: protein MNKELVNEYQTRIVNASRKELLVINYEMLLSELEEALEGLDSDNNLRFEKAMHMAQKLLRELSEGLNFEYAISKELLSLYIYVNKLFLDAQVHDLKEPLEEAVTIIRILLDGWKQVESDEQEPVIANGQKVYAGLTYGKAALNESVDSKPNRGYKA from the coding sequence ATGAACAAGGAACTTGTTAATGAGTATCAAACCCGTATTGTTAATGCCAGTCGTAAAGAGCTTTTAGTTATTAATTATGAAATGCTTTTATCAGAGCTTGAAGAGGCTCTTGAAGGGCTAGATAGTGATAATAATCTTCGCTTTGAAAAGGCTATGCATATGGCGCAAAAACTTCTAAGAGAGTTAAGTGAAGGGTTAAATTTTGAATATGCAATATCAAAAGAGTTGCTGTCGCTTTATATCTATGTGAATAAACTTTTTTTGGATGCACAGGTCCATGATCTAAAAGAACCTTTAGAGGAAGCGGTGACAATTATCCGTATCCTTTTAGATGGATGGAAGCAAGTAGAAAGCGATGAACAAGAGCCGGTTATTGCAAATGGACAAAAGGTCTATGCAGGATTGACTTATGGTAAAGCAGCGCTTAATGAGTCGGTTGATTCTAAACCTAATCGAGGTTATAAGGCTTAA
- a CDS encoding 4Fe-4S binding protein has translation MAYIINDDCISCGACESECPTGAISEGDSIYVINADECIDCGACADVCPVDAPQPE, from the coding sequence ATGGCTTACATTATTAATGACGATTGTATTTCATGTGGTGCTTGTGAATCAGAATGCCCAACTGGTGCTATTTCAGAAGGCGATTCTATTTACGTAATCAACGCTGACGAATGTATCGATTGCGGCGCTTGTGCAGACGTATGTCCTGTAGATGCTCCTCAACCAGAATAA
- the pflA gene encoding pyruvate formate-lyase-activating protein, whose amino-acid sequence MAKIHSIETCGTVDGPGIRFVVFTQGCPLRCKYCHNPDTWIMKDGKDTSIDHLVEEALKYKSYMNYSGGGVTVTGGEPLLQLDFVKEFFTRLKKHGIHTAIDTSGYIFNDQVKEILNLTDLVLLDIKHFDPEKYKNLTGVELAPTLKFLDYLREKNISTWVRYVLVPDLTDQEEAITGLSKHLSNYPNIDRIELLPFHQMGGYKWKELGLDYTLKDTPEPSAALMQRTYDIFKTHNKHVVMNE is encoded by the coding sequence ATGGCAAAAATCCATTCCATCGAAACTTGCGGAACCGTTGACGGCCCCGGCATTCGCTTCGTTGTATTCACTCAAGGATGCCCATTACGTTGTAAATATTGTCATAACCCTGATACTTGGATTATGAAAGACGGAAAAGACACCTCCATAGATCACTTAGTTGAAGAAGCTTTAAAATATAAATCTTACATGAATTATTCTGGTGGCGGTGTTACCGTCACCGGGGGAGAACCCCTTTTACAACTTGATTTTGTCAAAGAGTTCTTCACGCGCTTAAAAAAACACGGTATTCATACCGCCATTGATACATCCGGTTATATTTTTAATGATCAAGTCAAAGAAATCCTTAACCTGACCGACCTTGTATTATTAGATATAAAACACTTTGATCCTGAAAAATATAAAAATCTGACTGGTGTTGAGTTGGCACCTACTTTAAAGTTTTTAGACTACCTGCGCGAGAAAAATATTTCTACATGGGTGCGTTACGTTCTTGTCCCTGATCTAACCGATCAAGAAGAAGCAATCACAGGCTTGTCCAAACACTTAAGCAATTATCCTAATATTGATCGAATCGAGCTTTTGCCATTCCATCAAATGGGTGGATACAAGTGGAAAGAGCTTGGACTAGACTATACATTAAAAGATACTCCTGAACCAAGTGCCGCTCTCATGCAACGAACATATGATATTTTTAAAACACATAATAAACACGTTGTTATGAACGAATAA